A portion of the Blautia hansenii DSM 20583 genome contains these proteins:
- a CDS encoding metallophosphoesterase family protein — protein MFYVTGDTHGNYDIYKLSTPSLNKNNISLTSNDYLVICGDFGLVWNNSPDENYWLDWLNEKPCTTLFVDGNHENHNLLNQMKPMLWNGGFVHQIRPKVMHLMRGQIFNIDGTTFFTMGGAASVDKQFRKEGVSWWAEEMPSAEEYKTANKNLEKANFKVDYILTHTAPTSIVNQLIPEIKPPDKLTNYLENIKENVDYKHWYFGHFHIDEDIDDEHTVLYNSIIKIGE, from the coding sequence ATGTTCTACGTAACAGGTGATACACACGGAAACTACGATATATACAAGCTATCAACACCAAGTCTAAATAAAAATAACATCTCTCTCACCTCTAATGATTACCTTGTTATATGTGGAGATTTTGGATTAGTATGGAATAACTCACCAGATGAAAACTACTGGCTTGACTGGTTAAACGAAAAGCCATGCACTACTCTATTCGTGGATGGTAATCACGAAAATCATAACCTATTAAATCAAATGAAACCTATGCTGTGGAATGGAGGATTTGTGCATCAAATTAGACCTAAAGTAATGCATTTAATGAGAGGTCAGATATTTAATATTGACGGAACAACCTTCTTCACTATGGGAGGAGCAGCTTCGGTTGATAAGCAATTCAGGAAAGAAGGTGTCTCATGGTGGGCTGAAGAAATGCCTTCAGCAGAAGAATATAAAACTGCAAATAAGAACTTAGAAAAAGCTAATTTCAAAGTAGATTATATTCTTACCCATACTGCTCCTACCTCAATTGTTAATCAATTAATACCAGAAATTAAACCGCCTGATAAACTAACAAACTACTTAGAGAATATAAAAGAAAATGTTGATTATAAACATTGGTACTTTGGTCACTTCCATATTGATGAAGATATAGATGATGAGCACACAGTTTTATATAACAGTATTATTAAAATTGGAGAATAA
- a CDS encoding RNA-guided endonuclease InsQ/TnpB family protein, with protein MTMFERYVKLPVYTINLRLYPTSSQKETIDTIIHELHKACNIAVYDMFTNLTNTTEREDKESKQKIHFPNINTMIKKDYLEKLREERPSISIIPASALSGNNGVFKRDLSKRLDAQVSEGNQKKKTNGKGVKRPIESSKAPYYSKKHPRRSYTYQETLSKIIFNETNDNVVHLNLNKVGRIKARGMKNYLRILRFDETCNMTFKEYCELHKRTAHLFTIKKDNCGDYFIQICLKNVYKLIKDSDNKKEIGIDVGVTDLMILSDGTKYSNPRFKNGEHGEVQKHREQLHRQLSRREGFANIKFREKYKVDHDTLPSKRYQETKLQAAKLERKVARQRKHHMENMVLDVIRQSSFIGIENLSVKDMMKNVKKNKSET; from the coding sequence ATGACAATGTTTGAACGGTACGTAAAATTACCTGTATATACAATTAATTTAAGATTGTACCCAACTTCTTCTCAAAAAGAAACTATTGATACCATTATTCATGAACTTCACAAAGCATGCAACATAGCGGTATACGATATGTTTACTAATCTTACAAATACAACTGAACGTGAAGACAAGGAAAGCAAACAAAAGATACACTTTCCAAATATTAATACTATGATAAAAAAAGATTATTTAGAAAAACTCAGAGAAGAACGACCTAGTATTTCTATTATCCCTGCTTCTGCTCTATCCGGTAACAATGGAGTTTTTAAAAGAGACTTATCAAAAAGGCTAGACGCTCAAGTAAGTGAAGGCAATCAGAAAAAGAAAACAAATGGAAAAGGTGTAAAGCGACCAATCGAAAGCAGTAAAGCCCCTTATTACTCAAAGAAGCATCCAAGAAGAAGTTATACGTATCAGGAGACATTAAGCAAAATTATTTTCAATGAAACTAACGACAATGTAGTACATCTCAACCTAAATAAAGTTGGACGGATCAAAGCAAGAGGAATGAAAAATTATCTTAGAATTCTAAGATTTGATGAAACTTGCAACATGACATTCAAAGAATATTGTGAACTACATAAGCGTACAGCTCACCTCTTCACTATTAAAAAAGACAACTGCGGAGATTATTTTATACAGATTTGTTTAAAGAATGTATATAAACTTATTAAAGACAGTGATAATAAAAAAGAAATAGGAATTGATGTTGGCGTTACTGATTTAATGATTTTATCTGATGGAACAAAATATAGTAATCCAAGATTTAAAAATGGAGAACATGGCGAAGTTCAAAAGCATAGAGAACAGCTACATAGACAACTTTCAAGACGAGAAGGTTTTGCAAATATTAAATTCAGAGAAAAATATAAAGTTGACCATGATACTCTTCCATCAAAACGTTATCAGGAAACCAAACTACAAGCCGCAAAGCTTGAAAGAAAAGTAGCCAGACAGCGTAAACATCACATGGAGAACATGGTTTTAGATGTTATCAGACAGTCAAGCTTTATAGGAATCGAAAATTTATCTGTAAAGGATATGATGAAAAATGTCAAGAAAAACAAGAGTGAAACATAA
- a CDS encoding zinc ribbon domain-containing protein, with amino-acid sequence MSRKTRVKHNNLSDAAMGEILALLKRKGEEYNVPVVAIGRYDKSTQPCSSCGFVNTQVKDTKIRKWICPKCGIQHDRDINAAINILNISKKKYKKSIA; translated from the coding sequence ATGTCAAGAAAAACAAGAGTGAAACATAATAATTTATCAGACGCAGCTATGGGAGAAATTTTAGCACTGTTAAAAAGAAAAGGTGAAGAATATAATGTTCCAGTTGTTGCAATCGGAAGATACGATAAATCAACTCAACCATGTAGTAGCTGTGGATTTGTAAATACTCAGGTAAAAGATACAAAAATAAGAAAGTGGATTTGTCCCAAATGCGGTATACAACATGATAGAGATATAAATGCAGCAATAAATATTTTAAATATTTCAAAGAAAAAATATAAAAAATCTATTGCTTAA
- a CDS encoding GatB/YqeY domain-containing protein, which translates to MTIETLREQMITAMKAGNKLKKEVLSSVLSTAKNMAIEKGCKDNISEEIVNAAILKELKTATEMLDTCPSDRLEQLEEFTLRIEILKEIAPTMMDKSEIERYVIQLVEENNIELITKNKGQIMKVITPSLKGKADGKLVNTVVQEILKNE; encoded by the coding sequence ATGACAATAGAAACACTTAGAGAACAAATGATTACTGCAATGAAAGCAGGAAATAAATTAAAAAAAGAAGTCCTCTCTTCTGTCCTTTCAACAGCTAAAAACATGGCAATTGAAAAAGGATGTAAGGATAACATTTCAGAAGAAATCGTTAATGCTGCTATTCTTAAAGAACTCAAAACAGCAACAGAAATGTTAGATACTTGTCCTTCTGACAGATTGGAACAATTAGAGGAATTCACATTAAGAATTGAAATATTAAAAGAGATTGCTCCTACAATGATGGATAAATCAGAAATTGAAAGATATGTTATCCAGCTTGTAGAAGAAAATAATATTGAACTCATTACTAAGAACAAAGGTCAGATTATGAAAGTAATTACGCCTAGCTTAAAAGGTAAGGCTGATGGAAAGTTAGTAAATACTGTTGTACAGGAGATATTGAAAAATGAGTGA